In a single window of the Elaeis guineensis isolate ETL-2024a chromosome 4, EG11, whole genome shotgun sequence genome:
- the LOC105042837 gene encoding LOW QUALITY PROTEIN: uncharacterized protein (The sequence of the model RefSeq protein was modified relative to this genomic sequence to represent the inferred CDS: inserted 1 base in 1 codon), with product MEIINTPAKPWFDWLLQGKVDPGKVPLGQXLYKYGGVYIDTDVIVLRSFDGLKNAIRVQSVYSKTGNWSRLNNAVMVFDEKHPLLYKFIEEFARTFNGSKWGHNGPYLVSRVVSKIAGRPRFEFRVLPSEAFYPVDWQRIWGLFQELRNGSHWKWIVERHDLIHRRCFALHLWNLKSRRIKVEEGSIIGRIVSEYWLFCNSSVNVM from the exons ATGG AAATAATTAACACGCCTGCCAAGCCATGGTTCGATTGGCTCTTGCAAGGGAAAGTTGATCCTGGGAAAGTCCCACTCGGCC TTTTGTACAAGTATGGGGGAGTCTACATTGATACTGACGTAATAGTTCTGAGAAGCTTTGATGGTCTAAAGAATGCCATTCGAGTGCAGTCCGTCTACTCCAAGACCGGTAACTGGAGCCGGTTGAACAATGCTGTAATGGTATTTGATGAGAAGCATCCACTTCTCTATAAATTCATAGAGGAGTTTGCGAGGACCTTTAATGGGAGCAAGTGGGGTCACAATGGACCTTACCTTGTTTCAAGGGTGGTCTCAAAGATCGCAGGGAGGCCTAGGTTTGAATTCAGAGTATTGCCGTCGGAGGCATTCTATCCGGTGGATTGGCAAAGGATATGGGGGCTGTTTCAGGAGCTGAGGAATGGGAGCCATTGGAAGTGGATTGTGGAAAGGCATGATTTGATTCACAGACGGTGCTTTGCGCTGCATCTTTGGAACCTGAAGAGCAGGAGAATTAAGGTTGAGGAAGGGAGCAT